The proteins below come from a single Tachypleus tridentatus isolate NWPU-2018 chromosome 13, ASM421037v1, whole genome shotgun sequence genomic window:
- the LOC143238629 gene encoding uncharacterized protein LOC143238629 isoform X2, producing MSDMYLRCSVAVFDACYIDECLTSGDIMNVAVGRFCLYPDDLYKDKKEQTKLTASPPPNHTDLAKEGCTPKTTGNTCRAGTSILTQGQDDSVLMMCNSELLSKLNSGEIHIRTFLR from the exons ATGAGCGACATGTATCTTCGGTGCAGTGTAGCTGTATTTGACGCTTGTTACATCGATGAATGTCTGACATCTGGTGACATTATGAATGTAGCTGTAGGGAGATTTTGTTTATATCCTGATGATTTATATAAAG ACAAAAAAGAACAGACAAAACTTACTGCTTCTCCACCACCGAACCACACAGACTTAGCTAAAGAAGGTTGTACTCCGAAAACCACTGGTAATACATGTAGGGCAGGAACTTCGATTTTGACCCAAGGACAAGATGACTCAGTGTTAATGATGTGTAACAGTGAGTTGTTGTCGAAATTGAACTCTG gagaAATTCACATCCGGACCTTCCTCAGGTAG